In Marmota flaviventris isolate mMarFla1 chromosome 15, mMarFla1.hap1, whole genome shotgun sequence, a single window of DNA contains:
- the Alkal1 gene encoding ALK and LTK ligand 1 has product MRPAKPGSPLPALLLLALALSPPGTQGRPRGRRAAPVVSEPKPLLFLPAAGTRPAPSASRSSEIFPRDLNLKDKFIKHFTGPVTFSAECSKHFHRLYHNTRDCSVPAYYKRCARLLTRLAVSPLCSQT; this is encoded by the exons ATGCGACCAGCTAAGCCAGGCTCTCCGCTGCCGGCGCTCCTCTTGTTGGCGCTGGCTTTGTCCCCGCCAGGGACCCAGGGAAGGCCCCGGGGGCGCAGAGCAGCTCCTGTCGTCTCAGAGCCCAAACCGTTGCTTTTCCTCCCTGCAGCGGGGACGCGCCCGGCTCCTAGCGCCTCCAGGAGCTCAG aaatattcCCAAGAGATTTGAACTTAAAAGACAAATTCATAAAGCATTTCACAG GGCCAGTCACATTTTCAGCTGAATGTAGCAAACATTTCCATAGACTGTATCACAATACCAGGGATTGCTCAGTGCCAGCCT ATTACAAAAGATGTGCCAGGTTGCTAACAAGATTGGCAGTGAGTCCACTCTGCTCGCAGACCTAG